Within the Strigops habroptila isolate Jane chromosome 15, bStrHab1.2.pri, whole genome shotgun sequence genome, the region AGCAGTGTAGTGAGTGCTCTCTTGACAGATAGAGGCAGCCTGGCCCTAGATACTCATCTGCTGGTGTCCTGGGCCAGGCTGTCGTGTGTGCAGAGTGGAGCAGTCACAGTGCAAAGTCCTGATAAACCAGGCAGCTTATGCTTCCCATGTACACTCCTTGTGCATCATTACAGCACAACACATGGTTCACAACAGCGTGAACAACTGGCTGTTCAGTGAGGTGTGAGTTGTTGCCAACTGCTGTACCTCACTTGAATGAGGCCGTTATTTACACACTGACTCTTTCAGCGCTAGAGAGGCTGCAGATGCTCTGGCCAGCGCTGATCCTCTAGTCCCATCTTGCCTTTGCCAGATAGAGGGGAGGTAAAGAGCCAGCTTGAATGCCAGCTTCCCAgatgcagcacagagaggaggaATGGTTAAACAAGCTACCTGAAGCATATTTGTCCTGCAGTGCCTGGCAGTATGGTAGGAGTTATCTGTTAGTAACTACGAAGCAGAGCAGACAGAGGCTTTAAGGCTTTTTCATAGGTGTTTGTTTCTACTGAGCTGTATTTAACTGCTGAATTCCTTACTGTGCTGTCAGATGAGTCAATGTTTTATTATCAACAGGCTATTTAATCTGCTCATCTATTgttataaacacatttttaaggaAGCTCAACAGAAAGCTGGTTGAAAAACTGCATAAACTAGTACTTTAGCTGAAAACGATTAAACCAAGAGAGAAAAGTGACTTAAGATTTATTCAAACTGCAGTATAGTAGTAACATTTAGTGGTTTGAAATTGCacaagtattttgtatttgaagTAACTGAAACTGGATGCAGCATATACACCTGTGAGTCAGTTAACAGGCAAAACATGATCCATAAAAAGCAAGAGTCCAACGTCCCAAGGTTAATGGCTAGCTAGCTTGGGCTCTGGAGATTGCATCAGTGTGAATGGTTTGCCAACATTTGACAAACTCCACGTGGGGTTGTAAAAGGCAACTGACACTTTACATTGAGAGCTTAATGTAAATGCTAAGCTCTCTGTTGTAATTTGAATTAACATCATAGCACTGAGAACTGTAAGCTTTGCATCATACCTTAAAGCCAGTTTAAGTACAAGTGAGGGAACACTTGCTGCAGCACAAAAATAGCCCAATCCCTCATATCAGTTTAGAAAACACACTACGATCAACAAGTGATAGGCACTTCTGTCTTGCATTACAATACTTGATCCACAAGTGAGGATGAAAGAGTTAAAGCTTGCAACAGAGTTTTAAACTTCAGCCTTACAATGGGTGTAGGTTAACTCAGTCTTTCCAAGCTTCCTAACTCCTCACCTTTCCACACAGACATTCTTGAACCTATATAAAACTTAGTTATCTACTGTGGTATGGGATTGTGGATTGCTCCCATTTCCCATATTCCCTTCTCTGTGGCTTTCCAGGAAGAGCTTTGTATTGCTGTTGCTTGCAGTTCAGCATTAAAATACGCTATTTGAAGTAACTTCTGCCATGAAAGTGTCTTCCAAGCAAGGTGAGAGTAGCGTTACCCACTCCTGGGGACTACTGCGTGCAGCTGGGGGTGACTACTAAAGATCTCGCAGACTTCAGGCCCAGGAGCCCACATGCAGCTTCACCTGACAAGCTGTAATAGTCAAATCCTCATGAGAGAGTTTTCTGATTATGAACAGGAGACTGGTGTAAGACATTGTAGCAGCGGAATCTCTTAGACGCGTCCCTCTGCTTAGGAAGACCTGGAGTTATCACACAAATTCACATAGCTCCTTTAGTTAAAGAATATAAAGTCtcttttacaatttctttttgcctAAGCAGCATAGGCACAAGCAGTTACTTCCCTCCCACAACCTTTCTCTGATATTTAGTAACACATTTCCCAAAGCTCATCATGTCTTCCCTTATTACTGTAGCAGGAGACATGGTATGATGCCACAGCTCAGACATTAACTGTAATCATGCCCTTCTGTCCCTGAATAGCTGATGCTTGCCTGTAGAAGCCACAACAGCATCAATCCACCTTCCACCACACCATCTTCCTGCAACACATCATGGTATTCACCCTTGCAGACACTGTCATAGCCCTGAACACACCACACGTCCCTTCATTTCACTAGCCCATGAATGAGACAACCTACAAGGAAGGGAACGTGACTGCCTGGAAGAgttcctctgctctcccttgCTCTTGTCTAGTTCTTGTGGAAAGATGAATTAAATGCTTAATAATCCTAGCACTTGGAAGAATAAAGCAGGAGAGACTGTATCCAGTGCTATGTATGTGACACACTCAGATATTCTCTatagttgaaagaaaaataaagggggCAACATCTGGGTACCAGTCAGTTCAGAGATGAACAGTGGGATATTCAATGCCAAGTTgcacagggctttgagcaacctgctctagtggaaggtgtctaCTTTTGGCaggcagttggaactagatgagctttaaggtcccttccaacccaaaccattctgtgattctatgttaagttaaaaaaaagaacaaaccacaaaacataaCTGCAGATAAAAAGCCCACATAGCACACTCTGGTATTTCACCAAACTCCCTGCAACAGTAGAAAAGCTTAAGTGCAAAAACATAAATTTCCAAAAGCTCTGAAAGTGCTTTGGAGTCCTGATGGGTACTCAGCCCTTGGCTTTTGGATCTCTCATCACAATGTCTTCGTGAATATCCAGCTTGGCCTGTACAGTCTTGCAGCCTTTATCAGAGTagattttctgctcttttgggAAGAACGTCATCTCATCAGCCACTGCTTGAACGATGTTCTCATCGACAGCATAGCCACGGGCTATCATTTCAGCCCTGACGCACATCTTCACATGCTTGTGCTCCAGGGGCAGGAAGGGGACAAAGTAGTCAATGAGGTTCCTGTCAATGAGGCTGCTGTGCCACAGTCcacctggggaaaaaaggaaatataggGGGGAGTTTCTCTAAACTTGAGCTGTATAAGAGAGGATCCACAGGCTCAATTCACAAAGCAGTTTGTCTCAGCCACTGCCCAGGGAAGAAAAGATGCCCATTAGCTGGAGGGATCAGACTGACTGTACTTTGTAGGTGCCACTGCTACCCTTCAGTGTGCATGCAGAGCAACGTCTGTGCCACTTCACTGGAGTGAAGAGACAGAAGGGCACAGGGCTAGGGCACTGTAGGAAGATGGGGTCAGAGGAAGCAGGGCATTGTCAAGGTAAGCTGGAGGAGATTGCAGAGATGAGCCCTGTGTTATGAGTAGAAtgaatttcccattttctggGGACAGTGACTTACTGTTTTTGTTATTGAAGACTCCTACAGATAACATGGGCTCCAGGTCTTTCAGCTGAATCTCTTCCCTGCGCTTTCCACTTGCCCAGAAGTCAAGAGCTGCTTTATTAATTAAGTCACCACCTGCATTGCTgttcacaaaaggaaaacatacagTGGTGAGTACAGACACAGCTggagcagcatttctttttcagctggtTACCCATCTTGCTCATCTTCCTGATGTCAAATAAATCACCAAAACAGTGCACCCATCCCAAAGAACCTCCCCAAAATGTGAACTATGATCTGTGTTCTGGGCCAGGCTCATGAGCTCAGCACACTGCAGTGTTCTGCTGCATGGCATCAGACCTGCTCCACTGCGGTCGCAGACCATCCTCACAGTGCTCCTCTAtgtcttcacagagagggtcTTCAACTCCAGAGTGgttcttttgctgttctttgaaTGAAGTCCCATGGGAACATCTTTATCATCATAAACACAGATTTATCTCAAGATCTGAAAATGACTGAATAGGTGCTACAGAcctgaggaagatgaagataGCTTTCCTGTAGGACACCCCATCAACCTGCTCGTAATAGTCTAAGAATGGCTTGATGGCATCGATGAGACCTGGATGCATTTTGTCCATCTCAtcaaaaatgaagacagagtGGGGACAGGCACTGACGTTGCCCCGAATCCAGTTCTGCAGTTGTTCCTGGAAGAAGAGgttgaaaaacactgaaaaacgAGGCCTCTTCCAGATGTACTGTGAGATGCTTGTATGTGACAGACGCTAGGGACACCCTTTCAAATGTCAGCAACCCATGCTCATCAGTTAtgctttttcctgaagagaGGACCATAAACTCTGTGACTGATTCCTTTGCCATGCAACACTGAATTTAAATGTGAATTCTTTTCCTGCTCACAGAGGAAAGACTTTCTAATTCTCTCTGCTTAGTGTATGGCAAGCTACAAAACCCACGCTCAGATGGGAAGTCTTGCAATGAGAAAGCTTCTTTTTGCTCGTTTTAAACAAATCAGTGTTTGTCTTCCATACAGAAACCACGCTTATCAGAACATCACTTTCGGGTACCTTCAAGCATTAAAACATGAAGATGAGAATTCTCCAATGTCAAAGAATGAAGTGACTTGAAAAATATCTCATGTAGGCTACACTTTCTCATTACACAGTGCATGGTGGGTTgacccagcagcagccaagcacCCCAGCAGCATGGGGGAGAGAGGACAAAgaacagaagtgagaaaacaatGGGTCAAGATAAACACAGTTTGATAGGTgatggaaagaataaaaaaacaagcaaagggAATCACACCCCTGACACATGCAGACCAGTGCCCAGCCAATGTCAGAGCAACAACCACGCTGGAAGCCAAAACCGcccactttttccttcttctatcTTTTATTGTTGAGCATGACAGCgtatggtatggaatagccctttggctgACTGGGATaagctgtcctggctgtgtccccttccCAATCTCTTGCCCACCCCAGCTTGCTTGCTTGGAGTGGAGGAAGAAACCAAGCTTTCAGGCCGTGCAAGCACGATTCTGTAATagccaaaacacagctgtgTTATCAACGCTGTTTTAGCCACAAATGCAAAACACGGCACCGCAGGTGCTGCTATGGAGAAAGTTCCCAGCCAGCCAGGAATCTTTCCTAAcagcaagcacagcagaaatcagCAGATGGCACTAGTGAGAGGGCAGCACTACGAAATTACTCTCACTTTAGATTCCCTCATATTTCAGTTCCTTTCGCTTCCTGCAGGCATTCCCCCATCCACTTCTCCTACGCATCAACTTTGGTAATACCTAACTGTACACCTCCAGCTGCCAGGTATCTGGGGGACGTCATGCAGCATAACCCCCCTGCCTTTAGGGACTCGGGGTAACAGGAttgtgtccctcctcacctTGTAGGTCTTGACTTGGTCGTGGTGGGGGAAGTGCAGGGTAGCCAGAAAGAGATGGACGAACTTGCTGCGCAGGCCGGCGGGGTGGACGTGCTCCGCCAGGATCTGGCTGAGGAAGTTCTTGCCAGTGCCGGCCCAGCCGTGCAGCGAGAGCATCAGTGGCTTCTTGGGACTGGGGTTGTTGCTGAAGCCCATCACTGCTTTCAGCACCACCTCCTTGGCCAAGTGCTGTCCGAAGAGCTTGGTGTCCAGCTGCAACTTCAGCGCTGTGGGAAGAGGGAGAGCTCAGCATCGCCTGGTCACTGGCCACAGCATCGCCTGGCCACCAGTGGGTGCCGGTCACTGGCCACACACTGGGCGAGCTCAATAGGGCCATTGCTGGGCACGGGGCTCAGCACGGCACAGCCGCTGCCAGGCACACCAGAGCCTGCCCCGGGCAGTGACCGGTTACCGGCCGAGCTCCGGGGCAGGACTATGGAGCACAGCGCTCCCCCCCACCGCGGTCCCGCCGTACCGGTAGCGTTGAGGCGCCGGCCGGCGCTAGGGCAGCACTCCACGTAGCTGCAGTAGAACCTGGGGTGGGACAGGTAGCCGGTGAGCGCCGAGGCGACGCCGATGGCCAGCCCCACGCTGAGCGGCTCCAGCGCCGCCAGccccggcagcagcagcccgAGCAGCCCGACCACCCGCAGCATGGCGGCTCCGCGCCCGGCCCCAGGACCGCCCGCCGCCGGCTGTGGGCGGGCAACCCCCTCCCTGCCTGTagccgccgccgccatctttGTGATGGGCAGGGGCGGCATTCGCTGCCCGACCATGTACCGGCGGGGAGTAACACTAACAACAGGCTTGGGAAGGGtgggaaggctcaggggggacctcATCGCTCTGATACCTcaaaggaggatggaga harbors:
- the TOR1B gene encoding torsin-1B is translated as MLRVVGLLGLLLPGLAALEPLSVGLAIGVASALTGYLSHPRFYCSYVECCPSAGRRLNATALKLQLDTKLFGQHLAKEVVLKAVMGFSNNPSPKKPLMLSLHGWAGTGKNFLSQILAEHVHPAGLRSKFVHLFLATLHFPHHDQVKTYKEQLQNWIRGNVSACPHSVFIFDEMDKMHPGLIDAIKPFLDYYEQVDGVSYRKAIFIFLSNAGGDLINKAALDFWASGKRREEIQLKDLEPMLSVGVFNNKNSGLWHSSLIDRNLIDYFVPFLPLEHKHVKMCVRAEMIARGYAVDENIVQAVADEMTFFPKEQKIYSDKGCKTVQAKLDIHEDIVMRDPKAKG